gACAGACAAAAAAGTActtgaaatatcaaaaaaatcatcttcaattataataaGGTATAgataatttaccaaaaattattattattatttttaataaatttactcaCGCACACAcctaaattcaaataagaatttttcataaaaattttgtgaaatttggcaaaaaatactacttttgcttcaaaaaaataattacattaaaatagtaatcattactaatgaaaaaaattaataagttcttaaataacaatttataaaaaattatacataagtTTCtgtaaagtaaaataaatattgacataaaaattcaaatttataacttCATActtatgttgttaaaaaatcTAAGGGTAATGATCGAACCAGTACTGAGTACCAAAAAATTAGTTCGATATTCGATAcaaaattttgtagaaattCATTTCAGCATCGATATTTGGTtcctatataaaattttagaaataaatataattatatatagatataataaatacataattatatataaaaaaattaaatattaattgatctaaaaaactaaaagttattatttttttaattaataattattataagaaaatcgGGAAAttcgataaaaaaaatcgaatcgagccaaaaaaaaaaaaaaccaatcttgatagtataaaagagattaaattgttatttcaatttaaacatatatattataaatttataaggtTTTCCCAACCGACCacaatgattaattttatgtattatgattttgatttttatttatgtactatgattttgatatttaatatgattttatgaGTATCACTATTGCAACTAAACTTAGCAATCAACATTAATTATACTAATGTCCGaactctaaaattttattatattttttaattaaatgaaaaaggagaaaataaaatgataacaggttaaaattgataaaataaattaactttagatatgtataaataaatatttattaataaataaaataaatggaacaTATTCGAGGACATTTTAGTCTATGCGCATCGCACCAACCAAGTTAGTTGCTATGAAGGTGTACTgggagaaatataatttttttttacagttaattactatagtcaaaagaaaaaatcgtAGCGGATACAAATTAATCACGGCTCCACAATTGTTGTTAGTTGTTGTTTTTGCAAATGAGGcgaaaaatattagtatatgcACTTAGGAACAACGTGCCACAACGgctagtattttaaaaaaataaggttaTCTAGACTCACAAAAACGGTTAATAATACCGTTacactaaatttaaatatgacaaTAATACCCTAAAATGGattcaattcttttgttatgTCTATAATACCAagaattgattttcttttattttttttaaacgtGATTGGTTGGTTTAtgtaacttttatttttaattataatatactttaaaaCATGAAGATTGTTTATTGTATGAACGTAGGGACCTCGTGCTACGACAGCTAGTCTAATATACTATTGGCTGTTGAAGCACAGCACACTTGTGTGCgcataattgatttattttatttaattatatgaagatAAATGGTATTTCctgaataattttcttattttaaatatacattaatagaatattattgataaaaaatttaaaaataaaaaattattttatttaagaataaatgtACTCAagagtattttaataatatacgATAgtgtccaaaaaaaataacactatcgtatattataaagtattttcaaataaaataactataagaatttaaactattacaaacacatcataattaatatatttaaatttttgtgggGCCAATTGCTTTCAAATTAGTTCATAATATGTCTATTATTCAACATCGTATATGTTTAGAATATAAAGTATGGTTAGACCAACTCCCCTCCTATTTATTGTTTACACCAAAATTATGCAGATTCTTTCCCAATTAAGCctaccaaattttctttttcttttttttaattatctttaataataattaggataatttatatttatatctttatatatactataattttttttatttgaaacgatagattattattaattgaaataattcgATTACAGTCGTTACTTGTCAAATATCAGTATCTAACAAAGACAATTACGATAATCATATCCtgattatcaatatcaaataaataaaatatagacaaCACCTACTATAATAAAGacaattacaacaatcatattCTGATAAACAATAtcagataaatgaaatttagaTAACACCGGCTATTACAGTAGATAATACCTACTATTACAGTAGACAATACCTATTATGCACTAGATTAACATCCCACGCACATAAGCGGGTTCAAACTCATGATTTCTAAGGTCATGAGACGTCCATTTCATCAACTGAGttatttatactataaattaaaGCTCAATATATCAGAGTAACTACTTTTGGTATACAAGAGGGGAACTGATTGAAATATCCTCATTTATACTTAtttgttttagaaataatcatttaattagttattttgatttttttttgttcatggaaattcaaatttaatttattttactattttattcagccattgattttatatttattttattttatttaattaacataagtatattaaaatttttaaattaaatactcatATCGAGAGTGCTTCaatcactaattatttaaaaaaaaacccttttaATGACAAAATGTGTACCAACTAAAACaccttttaatatatttatttattgagttgaatttatcaataatgcacatttaaaataattttttatcgattttgttaagttatttttttatttaattaagtaagtataataaaattttatagtaaGCACACACATCAAGTGATCTCGATTagtaatgattttatttataccttattattaaatttttttatttattaatttatatattattttagttaatttattaatttcccCTCTCCcatctttattttaataattttaacttcttcaattaaaatatatttttaaaaataaaacttaatttttaaaatttatttatataaacttatttgaattaatNNNNNNNNNNNNNNNNNNNNNNNNNNNNNNNNNNNNNNNNNNNNNNNNNNNNNNNNNNNNNNNNNNNNNNNNNNNNNNNNNNNNNNNNNNNNNNNNNNNNNNNNNNNNNNNNNNNNNNNNNNNNNNNNNNNNNNNNNNNNNNNNNNNNNNNNNNNNNNNNNNNNNNNNNNNNNNNNNNNNNNNNNNNNNNNNNNNNNNNNNNNNNNNNNNNNNNNNNNNNNNNNNNNNNNNNNNNNNNNNNNNNNNNNNNNNNNNNNNNNNNNNNNNNNNNNNNNNNNNNNNNNNNNNNNNNNNNNNNNNNNNNNNNNNNNNNNNNNNNNNNNNNNNNNNNNNNNNNNNNNNNNNNNNNNNNNNNNNNNNNNNNNNNNNNNNNNNNNNNNNNNNNNNNNNNNNNNNNNNNNNNNNNNNNNNNNNNNNNNNNNNNNNNNNNNNNNNNNNNNNNNNNNNNNNNNNNNNNNNNNNNNNNNNNNNNNNNNNNNNNNNNNNNNNNNNNNNNNNNNNNNNNNNNNNNNNNNNNNNNNNNNNNNNNNNNNNNNNNNNNNNNNNNNNNNNNNNNNNNNNNNCTTCCGATCTCCCCCCCACCCCTCTTGTCTGTCTGAAAGTCTtaatagctatatatatagatactaTGTGTGTATAGGCAGCTGTGAGGAAATAGGCTCATCATACACACACGCAACATGGCGTTCCAggaccaccaccaccaccaccacctctcCCAAGAAATGCCCCTCCATCTCCCCCGTTACTCCGACCACCACAACCCTCCTTCCGCCGCCGCCGTCTTCAGCTCCATCCTCCCCGATCACCACCAATCACCAGATGAGAAACCACCGCCCACCACAACGGCGTGGCTCAACAGCTCCACTTTCCACCACCAGTGGCTTTCCACCCCAAGTCCACCCCGCCCACCGGACAACAGCGATCATCCCCAGGACAGCGGAGGCGGTGGAGGCGGggataatagtaataatagcAACGGGAACAACACTAACTGGGAGAAGGAGAAGTGCAAGGCGGATATTCTGAGCCACCCTCTTTACGAACAGCTTCTGTCGGCGCACGTTGCGTGCCTGCGTATAGCTACGCCGGTGGACCAGCTGCCCAGGATTGACGCCCAGCTGGATCAGTCCCATCAGGTGGTGGCTAAGTACTCTGTTCTTGGACATGGCCAGCCGCCCCTTGATGATAAAGACCTCGACCACTTCATGGTACACAagaatttagttattttgcaactgttttttttttcttagtgTGATGAGTATATGTTTTTCCTATGCTGATCATTTGGTGTTTTTCTTTGGGAGTGGGAGGTCGttttggaaataatttttcttttgtttgaattattttactgCAAATCTGTAGGTCTTTTACACGGAAAAATTCTGTTGTCTTGTTTcaaagattaaatttttagatctCCCACGTTGAATCTTTATAATTAACCTGACTCTGTGAGTGACTGTGTGTGGGAGCGCATGCGGTTGCTTCTGCAATTTACCAGATGAAAAGTTTCTGTTTTCCTAGTTATTCATCATCTGTAATTAAGAACTCCCGGACTTTTCTCCTGTTAAGATATTCAATTTATGAGGATTAAGGCTATTATAATTGGAGTTCTCATCTGTAATTCCTTGTATTAGGAAGATGATGAGTACATCTCAGTTTATTGTTAGAATTAGTTAGCTGACGATGGCTTGGTTCTTATATTAGGATTCAGTTGTCTGGATATTGACCTCAGTTATATCATTTAGCTGAATGTGCTTCAAATGGTCAGGATGCTTTGTACTTAATTTCCAATTGCATAGAACTGGTACGGCATAAAGAGGATCAATTAATTTGTCTATGATTGCCTAAGAGGAGAGTTAAAGAAATTGTTTTGGCCCGTGTGATAAATATACATTGCATGATTAATATAACTGATCTTGAGGGTTTTGGACAACCAAGCACTGGATTTACTTTTGCTTGAGCTGCCGTCTCTGTTTGGTATTCAAGTGGCATGTGACTATATATGATTATGTAGTTCATAAAAGGACGATTGTAGATAGCCACCAAGAGAAACAAGGTTTTGGACATGTCAATTAATGATACTTGTGTAAAGTCTGATTCTTGCAATGAATTTGTCGGGctcttttgtaaattaattctGTTTGGTTTTAGAGTGGCCCGAACTATAAATGACTGCATGATTTATTAAAGGGGGATAGGTGGTAATTAGTAAGAGAGAATACAAGTTGTGGGGCTTATTCACCGCTCTTTGTTTTGATGATATTTGTGTGCGCTATGATTCTTGGAGAAATATGATTGGAGTTTCAGTTCTGTTATCTGAATATGAATTAGGTTGTCGCATCAGAAGAGGAATCCTGTTGTTCTCAGTAGACTAATAATTGAAACCTATATTTAGTGCTTTGGAGAATCTATTTCTTGTTGTAGCTCCACTTGTTACTCGTTTGCTTGTGCTTCTGTGAGTTGTTTCCTTCTGGGAATGGATAGATCATACTGTCTCATAATTGGACTTTGAAGCTGAAATGTCTTCTATCTTACATCTGAATTTACTTATGTTAGGACGTTGTAAACTTATCAGTCTATAAGTAAGATAAGCATCCATTATCTGGGCAAATTTGAATTGTAGAATCTATTTCTAAAAGGAGCCTGTCCTAGATTTGAAGTCAGTTTTTGGTAAAATCTTCAAAAGCTATTTCACATTAACAGTCTCCTTTGAAAACACCGATGTTTCTTACGCTGACGGCCGATGCTTTTGGTTCGATAAACATTTGTGGGAAAAGTTGCGTGTTGACGTTTGAAAAGTTATTCTCAAGTCATCAAAGCTCCACTAGTGCGTGAATATGTGTACCAAGAGGATGCTCTCTTGAAAGCACAAGGTTATCTTCTTCTACTATGATAAAGTCTGTTTTACAGAACATGACTAAGTTTTACTATTATCTTGTCCATAATTCATTGTCTCTAATCCTGGAAACTCAAACTTGTCATATAAATCAGTGGGGCCTTAAAAAACTCGGGTTGAATGTTAATCTAGTTTACAAGTTTCTAAAGTTAATTATTGGTTAAATTATAAGGAATGACGTGAGATGttttcttattcatttttGCATGTAATGTGGGGGTTATCCTTATACAACGATGCATGCTTCTTTTATATTCCGTAGTGTTACAATTATATGACGTGGACCATTTTGCtaagttttaatattaatcTTCATTCTTCTCTTCCCtccatttcttcttttccttctgaTGTAGACGCATTATGTTCTATTGCTGTCCTCTTTTAAAGAACAATTGCAACAACATGTTCGAGTCCATGCAATGGAAGCAGTCATGGCTTGTTGGGAGCTTGAGCAATCGCTGCAAAGCTTGACAGGTTATTATCAGATTTCGTCTATCTAGTTTTGTACCTAGTATTGTTGCATTTGACTCCATTAGTACTCCACAGGTTTTATGCAGTAATTTTAATGTGTAAATTAGTTGGCTGCTTAAAATCGACTAATCATTCTGTGGAGTTATATTTTGATGGGTTGGGGTGCGCTATCCAATGTGCAGAGCCATGCATCAGTCTGATACATCCTTATGATCGAATTTGCTTGACAGGTGTAGCACCAGGTGAAGGTACAGGTGCAACCATgtctgatgatgatgaggaccAAGCAGACAGTGAAATGAACTTGTTTGATGAAAGTCTGGATGGGCCGGACAGCATGGGATTTGGCCCTCTTGTGCCCACTGAAAGTGAGAGGTCTTTGATGGAACGTGTCAGACAAGAACTGAAACATGAGCTTAAACAGGTGAAAAATCATCAACTTTATTGGTACTGCTATTTCATGTGTTCTTTTACGTTTTACTTAATTAAccattgttttcttctttacaGGGCTACAAGGAGAAGATTGTCGACATCAGAGAAGAAATATTACGAAAAAGAAGGGCGGGTAAACTGCCTGGCGACACTACGTCCGTCTTAAAAGCTTGGTGGCAGTCACATTCCAAGTGGCCTTATCCAACAGTAAGAAAGCCACTATTTCCCTGAaccattttttcttcttgcatGTAATGTTGAAAGAAAGCTGCCGTCTCAATGGTGTATGTTATGTGTTCCTTAGGAGGAAGATAAGGCAAGACTGGTGCAGGAAACAGGTTTGCAACTCAAACAGATCAATAATTGGTTCATTAACCAACGGAAAAGGAATTGGCACAGCAATCCTTCATCTTCAACCTCCCAAAAGACCAAGCGCAAGAAGTAAGTTAATTTATATCTCGTTTACCAGAAAACCAGATCTCCTTGCCAGTATCCCGACTTGATTTTGAGAACAAATAGTGGTGCAGGTGATAAAACAGCCAACGACCGTTTCACGTGAAGGACACCTTCAGATTAAAGTAACACACACTTATGTATTTGTTCATATTCCGTTAGAGTACAAATGGAAGAATATTTGCACTAGTTGTTGTGAGGTACTTTGACTTTGGCTAGACTTAGAGGTTATTGACAAGAACATCCAATTTGATGCCCAACGCAATGGCTGATGCTTTGGACTCTTAATGAGAACACATGGAAAGCTACTGCAATGTATCATGTTGTCATGTTCTGGTATCTATATGGCAGTCAAAGATTCCCTGTATGAAAAGTTTTGTTTGTGATCTTTGCATGCTTGCCATCGTTATGCATATATGACACAGTTATTGATTGTCCCCTTGTGCACTTCTGATGCTTAGCTGCATACAATAATCTGATAATTTGGTCCCAAAGCTTTCTTCccagaaaatatttgtatttggaTATTCCAATGCCATATGTTGTTTTCTTCGTGCACCATGTCCGGATAATATAGTTTGGTTGTTGGTCAAAATAGGTAGCTGTGACGATGAGATGTCTCTGGTTTGTTACTGGTAAAGGTGGCTGGCTAGGCGGGATCTGTGCTTGCTTTCGCCTAAAAGCAAACACTGAACGTGTTTTCACGGGTTTAGGACTTCTCAAAAGTGTTGAATTTAAGCAATTCTCAGAAAATGTTTAATAGTAAAATCAGGACATGTTTGCATAtgtatgaagaaaaaaaaaagttgttgcTAAAGGAATGCACAGATGTTGATAGGCATGGTGTTTGGTAAGTTTTCTTGATGAGTAAAGATGCTATCTTTTGGTGTAGCAAGAAACAAACTCGTGTATCATTTTTTGCCAAATCTATCGGATGTGGTTTATACGTAGAAAAAGGTGTTTGATTGAGAAGATTATTGTGTGCAAGTTATGACTATTTATTGTGATAAGCAATCAACTATTGCCTACACAAAGATCCCAATACATAGAACCAAACTACAATTTCAGCGGCAGACATATCACCAGAAAGAAAGATGCAACTTTGAAATATATGCATATGCCTTAGGTGTATGGTTgatgttatttttcttggtcTGCGTCCgatatataattggttcagaTTTAACCAATCACATGGATATCACAACCATGACCGGCTGCAGGACTTGGCAGGTTTATTATGCTTGTACAAGgcttacatttaatattttttatcatttaaatttaaattttctgcATGTAAACTTAGGAAAATTTTTGTCCGAGCCTGACTTAGCCGAACCAATTCATGTAATTGGTTCAAACTTAGCTTAGTCCGATCCCGGCAAAAATTTCCCATAAATCCATTGTACAAGCTAATACATGACGATTCGGGAGATCGTCGGTTCACCGAAGCGTCGTCCAAACATGCTAGTGTTGGATCACCAAGTCTTTGGTTCTAGGAGGCTGAAGGTgagcatttaaaaaaaaaaaagaacaaaaatactattttttatttattatatactaattaatttgactTTAAATAAGAAAGTCATGAAGAGATGGAACCATTGATATATAGATAATGCTACTTAGTCGCTTACATAAGAGTGATATCAAGATaaaatgaacatatatatatatatgaataatgctaattatttatttatctagaTTTTGTAATGATTTACTTAATAGATAGCGAATTGTTCAATCATCTACTTTATGCCTATGTAATATCTACATCAAGATTGTTgtagtttttaaataaaatattaaataatatttatatactttccACTCTAATCTTTTAgctatatttaatttctattaaaattcaactttTCGTTCCATTTTTTCTAACTAGACATCCTAAGCTCCacaaggatatatatatacacacacacacacaatttaACTCATgagcatttattttattattaaaccTCTCATATCGTTATAACTGTCGTTCTTGCTAACatctttgaattaaattaccacaaaaatcttatatttctttctaataaacataataatttttaaatataattttctaatatttctgTTGGAAAAATTTATGGCCTAGGACCAAATGGTAGGCCCACCCATTTGGATGACTCATGTTCGGTCCAAGCCCAAGCCCACGACCCGACCCAAGTGCTGAAAACTAAAACCCTAACCTCTCTCATTCACTAATcggtctctctctcttcctctcttcAACAACGCCGTCTTCTCTGTTTCTCTTCCTCTTGCCTCGGTTTCCATCGCTTTTTCTTGGGACTTTGTCACCGCCTCCTTCCTCTATTCTACATTCGGGTGCTGTCTTATAAATATGTGGTCGGTTCGTGGTTGTGGGTAACTTAGTGTGTGCAAGAACTAAGTGTGAGAAAAATGGGCTTTGTGGCCGAAGGGCTTAGTGCCAAACTTGAGCAACTGTGGGTATTTTAGGCTGCCGGTCTTTGTGACCGAGAGTAAAGCCAAAATATGGATCAGGCTCTATGAACCTTTGAATGTTCGATATTCTTTACTGCTTTATTTCTGCTGTAATTTTTGATTTGTAATCTTGTAttgttctataatttaatggtTTGAAACCCATTGACTTGTAATCGTAAAAGGGCCCTCCACCCAACAGTGGTATTAGAGTCGTGGGCTCTGTCTTGAAGAGTCCTGTGGTAATATCTCTCATTTTTCTCGCTTGGTGCTATTATTGTTATGATAAATTTGGTGCTATTTTGTTGATACATTGCtgaaaaatttgatgtttttttggGCGTTAATAGCTTCTGTTAGTGTCTGTTTTGAGCGAGAAATTTGCTGctgaaatttgttatttttgggTGTTAATTGCTGctgaaaaattctttttttgcgGATAATTTGCTGCTGAAAAATGCCGCTGTTTTCTTACTATTTTTGTGCGATAATAGTTGTTGTTTTTATATGTTCGTGTGCGATAATATTTCctataaatattactattgGCCCATTCCCCGATCTTTCCGTCAAACCACTCACTTGGCAGAACCCTTGTGGTTGCGGGTATCTAGTTGAGCTTGACCGGGATACTGTCAAAATCTGAaacttttattgattttgcaTCAATCCATAACTTGTTCGCTTTGTGAATGCTATGCGCAATTTATCGCTT
The window above is part of the Sesamum indicum cultivar Zhongzhi No. 13 linkage group LG7, S_indicum_v1.0, whole genome shotgun sequence genome. Proteins encoded here:
- the LOC105166408 gene encoding homeobox protein knotted-1-like LET12 isoform X1, yielding MAFQDHHHHHHLSQEMPLHLPRYSDHHNPPSAAAVFSSILPDHHQSPDEKPPPTTTAWLNSSTFHHQWLSTPSPPRPPDNSDHPQDSGGGGGGDNSNNSNGNNTNWEKEKCKADILSHPLYEQLLSAHVACLRIATPVDQLPRIDAQLDQSHQVVAKYSVLGHGQPPLDDKDLDHFMTHYVLLLSSFKEQLQQHVRVHAMEAVMACWELEQSLQSLTGVAPGEGTGATMSDDDEDQADSEMNLFDESLDGPDSMGFGPLVPTESERSLMERVRQELKHELKQGYKEKIVDIREEILRKRRAGKLPGDTTSVLKAWWQSHSKWPYPTEEDKARLVQETGLQLKQINNWFINQRKRNWHSNPSSSTSQKTKRKNGAGDKTANDRFT
- the LOC105166408 gene encoding homeobox protein knotted-1-like LET12 isoform X2; this translates as MAFQDHHHHHHLSQEMPLHLPRYSDHHNPPSAAAVFSSILPDHHQSPDEKPPPTTTAWLNSSTFHHQWLSTPSPPRPPDNSDHPQDSGGGGGGDNSNNSNGNNTNWEKEKCKADILSHPLYEQLLSAHVACLRIATPVDQLPRIDAQLDQSHQVVAKYSVLGHGQPPLDDKDLDHFMTHYVLLLSSFKEQLQQHVRVHAMEAVMACWELEQSLQSLTGVAPGEGTGATMSDDDEDQADSEMNLFDESLDGPDSMGFGPLVPTESERSLMERVRQELKHELKQGYKEKIVDIREEILRKRRAGKLPGDTTSVLKAWWQSHSKWPYPTEEDKARLVQETGLQLKQINNWFINQRKRNWHSNPSSSTSQKTKRKK